The proteins below come from a single Gimesia alba genomic window:
- a CDS encoding ABC transporter ATP-binding protein, which translates to MNQLELNQVSCGYADRDVLKQVSLCVEPGKVMVLLGPNGSGKTTLLRALFNLVDVKEGQALIEGQEIRRLSRKEIAQKLALSPQMELPQWPMTVEETVQLGRSSHRGWVQPFQSDDAAHVEQALQQTGLTELRQRKITELSGGEWRRTLIARALAQQTNVLCLDEPTTGLDLKYQVEILSLIRDLAHERDLTVMLTIHDLNLASCFADQFVLLHQGRIAAMGTGEEVLTEARLTEVYQTKVKVVPHPEYQTPLIVPVL; encoded by the coding sequence ATGAATCAGCTTGAACTCAATCAGGTTTCCTGTGGTTACGCAGACCGGGACGTATTGAAACAGGTCTCCCTGTGTGTGGAGCCAGGCAAGGTGATGGTCTTACTGGGGCCCAATGGTTCGGGGAAAACAACCCTGTTGCGCGCCCTGTTTAATCTGGTGGATGTGAAAGAAGGACAGGCTTTGATTGAAGGTCAGGAGATCAGGCGGCTGTCCCGTAAAGAGATCGCACAGAAACTCGCACTCTCACCGCAAATGGAACTGCCACAATGGCCGATGACGGTGGAAGAAACGGTTCAACTGGGCCGGAGTTCGCACCGAGGTTGGGTGCAGCCTTTCCAGTCTGATGATGCGGCGCATGTCGAACAGGCGCTCCAGCAGACGGGGCTGACTGAATTGCGTCAAAGAAAGATCACCGAACTATCCGGGGGAGAGTGGCGGCGGACGTTAATTGCCCGGGCCCTGGCACAACAGACAAACGTGCTTTGTCTGGATGAACCCACAACGGGGCTGGATTTGAAATACCAGGTCGAAATCCTGTCATTGATTCGCGACCTGGCACATGAGCGGGATCTGACCGTGATGCTGACGATTCACGATTTGAATCTGGCCAGTTGCTTTGCCGATCAGTTTGTGTTGCTCCATCAGGGGCGCATCGCGGCGATGGGAACCGGAGAAGAAGTTCTGACCGAGGCGCGGCTGACGGAAGTCTATCAGACCAAAGTCAAAGTGGTGCCGCACCCGGAATATCAGACGCCGTTGATTGTGCCCGTCCTCTGA
- a CDS encoding Dabb family protein, with translation MADTQLAHMVYFTLKDDSPASIEAMVEACHKYLKAHPGVVYFSAGSRGPEFQREVNDQEFHVALNVVFDSKESHDKYQVVDDHLTFIAENKEKWAKVRVFDSYVRS, from the coding sequence ATGGCCGACACCCAACTGGCGCACATGGTTTATTTCACCCTCAAAGATGATTCTCCTGCCTCCATAGAGGCGATGGTAGAGGCCTGTCACAAATATCTGAAAGCTCATCCGGGCGTGGTGTACTTTTCCGCCGGTTCGCGTGGCCCTGAATTTCAACGGGAAGTCAATGATCAGGAATTTCACGTCGCCTTGAATGTCGTCTTTGACAGCAAAGAGTCGCACGACAAGTATCAAGTCGTCGACGATCACCTCACCTTCATTGCGGAAAATAAGGAGAAGTGGGCCAAAGTGCGCGTCTTTGACAGCTACGTTCGCAGCTAG